ctttagcctattgtgtGCGCTTGAACGCGGAACTGTTCCAGCTGCGCTGAAGGTGCGCTCGCTACTGCTGCTGCTGACGGGGACAAAGCGCCTTCCGAGCCGGTCtcaaaagtgaaagcaaaagtgaagTCTCGCGTTGTGTCCACCAACGCGGGAttttttcatcaccataattgATGGATGTCTAAAACAGGCCCGAAGCCCGGCGCGCTTCTGAACTATGTGAAAATTGCCCCGAAGCCTGGCCCTATAGGGGCGTAAAAAAGTCGAGGCCCGTCAGGCTCGGGCTGAATTGCAGGGCTCTACCGGGACATATCAACTAGTAGCCTAATTTCATTGCCAGTAACGGACGGTAAAATTCAATAGTTATTATTGACTGCGCTGCATTGCTTTGGTGCGTGACAATACGATAGGGCATTGTTTGATGCTTATCCGAAAaagattttttcttttgctttttttttcttgcccccCCGACTCAAGAGTCAAATGTCAcccatacatatatatacagtagtcaacatttgaagtggatcaaaaaagttcatcaaacttgtcctaagacaagaatgggtattgttttggttttgggacACCTTTTATgcaaggttttgatccacttcaaatgttgaagTTGTCTCACAACACACAATCTAGAACTGACAAATTAATCAATAACAGCCCAATTTTACAGGacattctcattttattttgctcaagtaaactaaattaaatggatttatattaatgaaaaaGGCAATACATCGTTCTTTGTTTTGTCATCTTAAGGAGCTCAGACTTCATCATCAGACATCATAACCAGAGATGTCGTGTCTCAATCACTAGGTGGCGCTCTGTcaatattttcaaaagtaaaGACCGACATGAAATGAATTTCTGTGTGAAACAGGACACTTGTGGGGTTTCTGTGTTTAAGCTCAGTTGAGCTTCTCAAAAGGACAGATGATAACATTCATGATGTCTTCATCTCTTTCCAAAAGGAAAGCTGGATTTTAGGCTTGGCCTTTAGTAGTTATGGCATGATTTCAGTCTTTCAGTCAGAAGCATTGCTATAGTGAAGCTGtttgtttaattacatttattagtaGTGAGCTGGTAGAGGGActagagagaaataaaacaataaaggtAAGTTTCAGTGTTAAGTCTAAACTACAACTGTTCACATTTTCAAATCAGTTCATAGTTAGTGTAATACGATAAATGGTTAGACCTCTTTTGCTCGATTGATTACAGGTGTTCAGATAAGTAGATCAAGTGAGGATAAAGCAAAGCAAGCATGTCTAGACTCATTTTGATTGCACGTAAGCTACCTCGGTGTGATTACTCTGTCGTCCTGAATTTCTTTCTCATTTTGTAGATTTTGTAGTTAGTCAGAGTTTCCCAGTCCCATCAGTGAGGATTGattttgtacagtatatattttgtgaTTATATTATGACCAAAAGTACAGTATTctcgtgattttttttttttttttttttttagtagccATGACGACTGTAACTGCAGTTTAAACTAATTTGGTAAAATGTTGACTGCATGTGGGTGTTATTTAGTTGATGTTTTTATAGTGTGcaaatatataatgttaaattataatcaGTAAGTTAAGTTGGATTGATAAAATAGCtagttattttacatatgtTTCATGTGAAAGTGAACCTTCCGGAATGCTTTTGCATTATTTGATTagtctgaaatgttttcatgtttgtgGTCAAATTATGgattaatttacaatttacactacattaaaagtttaacatatAAATGGACAGGcagactttttttcctttgtttcaGTACAAAGGATGAACAATAGAAACAAAATGATAAGTCAAGGATGGCATACAGCTGCTCATCATTCTgatggagaaatgtagcatattaactaaaatattgtacttttttaagtagtagttttacaaatgttaaatgtactgcatttcattttttgtgggTTAAGGTAAGGCGATGAGATTAAAGCCGGTGTGACAAACACACTCATGTGTGACGTGTTTTGGGGAGGATGAAAATTACAGCGTGCACTTGTCTGATCCTCTGAATCCATGTGTTTTCAACTTTTTTgatgtttgaaatgttttgggTGACGTCAAAATGGATTTGTTCAATGTCACTTTGTtgccattttattgttttattgtttattagaTTTGAAGATATTGTTTTTTACACTAAATTGTGCAGAAAGTTGTTTGAGCATTAATTATACACTTCATGAGTGTTTTATCTTTAGGAAAGAATGACTAATACAATTAAACCCGGTATTCTGATtggcactgtttttttttttttttttttgtgagaaacAGGGAAGTTCATATAAGATCATGTTGTCAGTATTAAACACAAGGACGGCTGAGGTTAACCACAACATAGTGATTGCTATTGAGACATTACTATGACTAGTTAAATATTTACATCAACAGCATcaaattttaaatcataatggTGATTATTTTATCATCTGAAACCTATTAATTTGCAAACACTACAGATGTTCCTTTCATACCATTTCATTATTAGCAGGAAAATCTGATGCGATAATCATTTAAAAGTGTATACACATCAGACTGCTGATTGATTTGTAGtggttttatttaatcaatCTACGATCACGGAGtccaaaaagagaaaaaaaatccctttgGGTTTCGCAGCTGTGAACCACAGATTCATGTTCACAGGTGAAGCCTCGCATAGATTTGACTTAAAATGGGGCTGATGTTGCTTCCTTTTCCACATTCAAGGAAACAAAGTTTTCTGTAAAGTTTATTAGCaaacaaatatacataaaaatatacaaacattttaaaaaaaaaaatactgtataaaacTATATGTGTATAAAACTGGAATTACTTCCATGAGCTGCGATGACCTCTCGAATCATGATAAcgttttaatttaacaaaacgaGACTGAGGTTCGTGTTATTTGTCGTGGCTGAGGCTGGAGTAAAACACTGTGGGGTTGAAAGTGTCTTTGGGGTAAGGAAGGTCCCGCAGCACTCCGGGGAACGGATAGTCTGCTGGGGGCCGCAGGGACATCGCCGGCACAAATCCAGACGTCAGATAAGGCGGAATAAAGTTGGGTGTTGAATAGGTGAGTCGCAGCGGAGCGATCGCGAAGCGAGGGTTTAACCCCAGCAAACCGTCGCCGCCGAAACAGTTCGTGGAGGAAGCGTGGAGGGGAGAGAATGCCGATTTGGAGCCGAAGTGTCTCAGTGGACCTTCTGTGAGGCGGACGGCGGACGACCGTGAGACGGGGAGGTTCTCCGACAGCGGCACGACGTCTCCGTGTGAGTTCTGGCCGTCCTGAGAACTGAGCACCAGTTCAATGGCCTTCACCACGTCTCCCGAACAGGCCTTCAGCGCCGACTCAAGAGCGTCTCGTTTGACATGAGGGAAAATCTTCGTCAGAACGGCGGCGGGGTTTCGCCCGGTCGTTTTGGACAGCTCTTCTTCTGTGGGTTTCTCCAACTCACTGCCGGACTCCAGATCTGAGGACGTCAGAGACTGCGGactcaaaatgttttctgaCTGGTGATCCGAACCGGGAGACGCGCTGTCGTTTAAGGGGTCGCTCTTTTCTGACAGAGGCGTCAGCGCAGGTGTGTGCGGGCTGAACAAAGCCTGATTCATCAACCCGCTGAAAACGCTGCACTTGTTAAGGTTTTTCTCTgcaaaaatgaaacataaataGTGTCAGTGCTTTGTTCGTAGCTGGCAATGAAATGGAAGCGGATCTCAGGATGTTCTTTAGTGGCGTTCACACTGTAACTGGTTTCTAAGTGATTTTTGGTCTCTTTAAGGCTGAAATACACTACTATCAACCTCTCGTCTCACTACCATCTCTCATTTCCCATGCTAAGTAGCAAATGTTCTCTATAAACATATAATGACCTATAACGATCAAAAGCCAAGCAAATACATTTAGCATGAAACGTAAAACGGACTCAGTGTGAATTTACTGAGAATGACTTATTCGGTTTACactgaaagaaaaacagcaaactttaaaaaaaaaaaaatagcacacAGAAACAGTGTCAGCGCTCCTACCGTCTTTGAAAGTGTCCGGACTGAAGGCGTCAAACGCGGAAGGGGGAGCGGAGCTCAGCGATGCTCTGGAGACGCTCATGCTGCCCTCGGTCGCTCCTGGCGCGGGGTAAATCATCTGCAGCTCCTCCTGCGCCTGCTGCCTCCGCAGCGCCACCTGCGCGGCCATGACGCGCTGCCTCTCCGCGATTAACGCGCATTTGACGCACGCGCAGTCGCGCCAACGGCAGAAGCGTTTGTGACCCTTCAGGGCCGAAACCACCCCGTGATTCCTGCAGCGCGCGCATTTCGGGCTCCGCGGGTAAGTCCTGTCATCCGGCCGGAGGAAGAGCGCCGGGTGCGGCGCCAGGAGAGAAAAGCGCCCGCTACTTGACTccatcactgtgtgtgtgtgtgtgtgtgtgagagagagagagagcgtgtGTGTTTCTGCTGCTGAAGGCGAATGAGCCAAAGATTTAATGTTGCAGGTGACAAAAGAGAAACACGACACCCGACACGCCCCTCACACACACGTTACTTTCTATTCGTTCTTTATTCCGACTATTTTCCGCGTGGCAATGATTACCAAACCATGTATCACAAAATCTTTTAAATTTGCCCATCTGCTTTCTTTAAATTCCAGCTCATCTGGACATTCATCAAACCAATTCCATGAGAAAGAGAGCATGAAATCACCCTTACTTTCTTAATGCAAATTCTTAtcgctttttcttttttttttttttttttttttttttttttaggattgtAATCTTTCATCAAATATTATCAATTGCTTTCCCTGTGATAGTCACACATCTGtgacgcaaaaaaaaaaagtccgcTAAGCGGACAATAATTATGGTCATTAACTTTTTCTTCTGTTTGTCATTGACTCCATCTGCTTATCACTGACTGTTTCTGTTAATTATGTGTAACTGCATTATTACTATTCAGCTTAAGAAAGTTGTCTTTTGTTTCTTGAGttaatgaaaaaacaacaattacaggaaaAGCTATTCTGTCATCAGAAATCTATTTCAGAATATgatgtcattattattaatacatcaATTTCGCTCTTTTCAGGCATTTTTTTACCCAACATGCGCAAACTCCGAgaggaaaaaagtaattaaaaaccTCTGTGTCTGACATATAGATTCAAAATCATATCGGCCTGTCAGTTTGTTCTCTCTCGTCTTTCAATCGCAGGAATAATCTCCACTCTCAGCCAGTCGGACTGTCGACCCTCTAGAGCAGCTTTTTTCCCTGGTATTTGCGTTCACTTGTTCGGAGAGACGCCCGCGTGTTATTCTGGGAGAGAggcagaaaagaagaaaaaggagGATCTTATCATTTCATCCACAGGATTCTCCATCTGCGTCTTATCGGAGCGCTGCGGATCTTATCTGAGCACATGCTGCCTTTCTACACGGATGAGCAACATAGAGCCACtatagcatgtgtgtgtgtgtgtgtgtgtgtgtgtgtgtgtgtgatcctACATAGAAATTAAACATAGCTGCATAATACTTTCCATATACATCAAGAAAACATGCAGTCTCTCTAAATGGcaaatagtgtgtgtgtggatatgGAGCCATTTAAATGACTTTCTTTGTCTTCTTGAGACTCTTTAAATGTCACGTTGACCATGGGCTGCTCTTGACCGGACGCTTTTAGAAATATTCACTTAGTCACGGACAGACGCGCTCGCCGTCTTTCACTCGCACTGAGGCAGGAGACACGTGAGGGCCCCTGATGGATCCTTATCTGTCCTCAAGACCACCggaagagaaaagagagagactgAAGAAAACATATTATTACAACACAGAAACGGACAACACTAACTGTAAAGGGTCATCATGAATCTGCCCTGGTCAAACTCAGAGATATgaacttcatatatatatatatatatatattttgcctttataaaattgcctttaaagttgtccaaattaagttcttaacaatgtataatactaatcaaaaaattaagtatttatatatttacaataggaattttacaaaatatctttatggaacatgatctttacttaatttcctaatgatttttgccataaaagaaatatcaataattttgacccatacagtgtatatttggctattgctacaaataaaccccagcaacttaacactgcttttgtgctccagggtcgcaccctaaccctaaccctataTATGACGTTTATTATAATAGGTTTATGTGACGATTgttcacttaaaggagaagttatTTACTGTAATGTTCAATGGcaatagtcaatggttaaatattaggaaaaaaaaaattaatagaaacaTCAGCTGGAATCAATGATACTTgaattcagtcataaaaaagatggcattaaacatattaaaaacatactttctttatgttgtttctattAATTTGAAGcttgaatgtaaaattattcttattataaattataaaaattataaaagtataaaatagaaaattataaaaGTGTGTATTTTCTACAATTTGCCCTGAAATAGATATAACTTATTTAAAGTGTGGAACTCACTAATTTCTCCCATATAGAAGCAGTTCAGACTGTGAATAAAGAAACATATTCACCTGAATTTAGAGAAtgatctgtttttgtttatagcTTTATTCATTTATGCACTTTATATTACCGTtgaatttaatttcatattgcATTATAGATTTGTTTTTACTTCAGCAGGACGATCTGTGTGGTTGATGGAAGCACCAGAGGCACACTCAGACCTACAAGCATGTTCTTCAGCTCACGCTAAGAGTCCGTGACGGGGAACGAGTCGAGGGTCAGGTGCTGTGTTAAACAGCTGCTCACACGCAGATACTAATGGATTTCTGCCTGCGGCTGTGACGGGGGTCAGCGCAGGGGTCTCTGGATGTTACAATCGCCGCCAGAATTCAGAACGGAGCCATGAGAGCCACGTGTAGTTAACAGCTAAGATTCCATTCgactgtttttatatataactgCAGCTAGTTTACTTTCTGAGTAAGATACCAGAGAAACCAGTTAAATCCATTAGgtaaaatgacaaaactgtTCAACTTAAAGTGAATCTTCCTCTTTTTAGTTGGTCCTGGGCATTATTTGCTCCTGTTTTCCTCAGCAATGTTTCAACATGATGACAACTGCTTCATTAATTTCCTGAGGTTTGAAGACACTGATGCTTGAACAAGAACAGCAAACAAcaggtttctattttaaaaatgtctgtttgtgGAAACCTAATAAcatgaaacatgctaaaaaaaaaaaaaaaaaaaaaaaaaaaacctatgtCCAATAACTGATGCTACATGTAAGTTTAAATAGAGTCAGCATGTCAGTGTGTTTCAGCGTGGAGATGAACTGATTTCAACTAGAAATGTGTTGGAGCCAAACTCTACAGGACACCCCAAACTATGGGACCTATATGATTATGTGCTAAGTATGTCAGCTTGTTGAAGACACAAGACACCTTTTTTCTTAATCtgcaaatataacaaaaagttTGCCAATTAGAAAAATGACCAGTAACAGTATGAAAATTATTTACTCATATTTT
The Labeo rohita strain BAU-BD-2019 unplaced genomic scaffold, IGBB_LRoh.1.0 scaffold_218, whole genome shotgun sequence DNA segment above includes these coding regions:
- the LOC127159461 gene encoding doublesex- and mab-3-related transcription factor A1 yields the protein MESSSGRFSLLAPHPALFLRPDDRTYPRSPKCARCRNHGVVSALKGHKRFCRWRDCACVKCALIAERQRVMAAQVALRRQQAQEELQMIYPAPGATEGSMSVSRASLSSAPPSAFDAFSPDTFKDEKNLNKCSVFSGLMNQALFSPHTPALTPLSEKSDPLNDSASPGSDHQSENILSPQSLTSSDLESGSELEKPTEEELSKTTGRNPAAVLTKIFPHVKRDALESALKACSGDVVKAIELVLSSQDGQNSHGDVVPLSENLPVSRSSAVRLTEGPLRHFGSKSAFSPLHASSTNCFGGDGLLGLNPRFAIAPLRLTYSTPNFIPPYLTSGFVPAMSLRPPADYPFPGVLRDLPYPKDTFNPTVFYSSLSHDK